A window of Ignisphaera sp. contains these coding sequences:
- a CDS encoding ABC transporter ATP-binding protein yields MIEIDGISKSFGSLKALDRVSFSVKNGEIVGYVGLNGAGKTTTIRICIGVLNPDSGDVKINGYSITYEKRIASRYIGWVPELPIFELDEKALNYFVYLAGYYGISYTEARSLGRKLLEEVGLGNALNMKLKNFSLGMKKRFALAVSMINNPSNFLFDEVLNGLDPQGIAFFRELTKRFKKENRAVLFSSHILKEVEDIADKVVFIHRGRIVKIMTIDEIKSMAKPKFIIKIPSIDERAIDILKKYGDIINIDRDTIHIENISRDISEIVEDLVKKGYRVEEFKKEEASLEDVFFKIIGEAK; encoded by the coding sequence TTGATAGAAATTGATGGTATATCGAAGTCATTTGGTTCTTTAAAAGCCTTAGATAGAGTCTCATTCTCTGTTAAGAATGGAGAGATAGTTGGATATGTGGGTCTCAATGGTGCTGGAAAAACAACTACCATAAGGATATGCATAGGTGTTCTTAATCCTGACTCAGGTGATGTAAAGATAAATGGATATTCTATTACCTATGAGAAGAGAATTGCTTCTAGATATATTGGATGGGTTCCTGAGCTACCTATATTTGAGCTAGATGAAAAAGCCCTCAACTATTTTGTGTATCTAGCAGGTTACTACGGTATATCGTATACAGAAGCTAGATCCCTAGGTAGGAAACTTCTTGAAGAAGTAGGTCTAGGGAATGCATTAAACATGAAGTTAAAGAATTTTTCACTAGGAATGAAGAAAAGATTCGCATTAGCTGTATCGATGATCAATAACCCAAGCAACTTTCTATTTGATGAAGTGCTTAACGGTCTAGATCCCCAGGGAATAGCTTTTTTCAGAGAGCTTACTAAGAGATTCAAGAAAGAGAATAGAGCTGTTCTATTCTCATCACATATACTTAAAGAAGTTGAAGATATAGCGGATAAGGTTGTGTTCATACATAGAGGTAGGATCGTGAAGATAATGACCATAGACGAGATAAAGAGTATGGCGAAACCTAAATTCATTATCAAGATACCGAGTATTGATGAAAGAGCTATAGATATCCTCAAGAAATATGGAGACATAATTAATATAGATAGAGATACCATACATATAGAGAACATTTCTAGAGATATTTCAGAAATTGTTGAAGATCTTGTAAAGAAAGGTTATAGAGTTGAAGAATTCAAAAAAGAGGAAGCAAGTCTTGAAGATGTGTTCTTCAAAATCATAGGTGAAGCAAAATGA
- a CDS encoding ABC transporter permease subunit → MKIPILYDFKRSFLRISTIIILVVAIALGISLSYLTYIMLLRTQLINSVALHIEKDGECTIIGTIFDRKGTLIDGEINIIRNGMTIYSTSSRKGVYMATGSQLCGETPDSIEIRTNVMNFNITRYRGERIYHLYISLSGIEERWKGIEFPEDTFFTVYGSPDAWIFVNDTIAVFKLFTISRRTGHSILIVLSANISSIDLKPDLLLYYSTYRAFLSSEDSFKNLSTSYRTLEIKNIVEVYHIDLDPYNDTMILSLEKEGAIGMNTISYGGISFEQMYIEMALGSGGMNILVAFFPIVMIYLVNTLFAKPKESGALEFILARPVTRFDIYLLRYLSGVLTALSSATLYVVSIAVSSAIIFGITLDITSYIVLALGLSASFIMFYTLCYTLASVTRGKTYLATALALYILFAFLWTFIQFAIALALNIPLIGKEFTEFSHRLNHINPINYIDVVQYFIKLKYDLTQEISVANPYISIAVPIAWITVLFIIGYKIFKKIDL, encoded by the coding sequence ATGAAGATACCTATACTCTATGACTTTAAGAGATCTTTTCTAAGAATATCAACAATAATTATCCTTGTGGTAGCCATAGCTCTAGGGATATCTCTATCTTATCTTACCTACATAATGCTTCTACGGACTCAATTAATCAATAGTGTAGCTCTGCACATCGAGAAAGACGGGGAATGCACAATCATAGGAACAATATTTGATAGAAAAGGAACATTAATAGATGGTGAAATAAACATTATTAGAAACGGTATGACTATCTATAGCACGAGTTCTAGAAAAGGTGTATACATGGCTACTGGTTCTCAATTATGTGGAGAAACTCCTGATTCTATAGAGATTAGAACTAATGTAATGAATTTCAATATAACGAGATACCGAGGAGAAAGAATATACCATCTCTACATATCTTTGTCAGGAATAGAGGAGAGATGGAAAGGAATTGAATTTCCTGAAGATACATTCTTTACTGTTTATGGTTCTCCAGATGCATGGATTTTTGTCAATGATACTATTGCTGTCTTTAAATTATTTACCATCAGCAGAAGAACAGGTCATTCAATTCTAATTGTATTGAGCGCAAATATTTCTTCCATAGATCTTAAACCAGATCTACTACTATACTACTCTACATATAGAGCTTTCTTATCAAGTGAAGATAGTTTTAAGAATCTATCTACGAGTTATAGAACTCTAGAGATCAAAAATATTGTTGAGGTCTACCATATTGATCTAGATCCATACAACGATACAATGATTCTAAGTCTTGAGAAAGAAGGTGCGATAGGTATGAACACTATATCGTATGGTGGAATTAGTTTTGAACAAATGTATATCGAGATGGCTTTAGGATCTGGAGGAATGAATATACTCGTAGCGTTTTTCCCGATAGTCATGATATACCTAGTCAATACACTTTTCGCTAAACCTAAAGAAAGTGGTGCACTAGAATTCATATTGGCTAGACCTGTAACTAGATTCGATATATACTTACTAAGATATTTATCTGGTGTACTAACAGCTTTATCATCAGCAACTCTATATGTTGTTTCTATAGCAGTATCTTCTGCAATTATTTTTGGAATAACTCTTGATATAACTAGCTACATAGTCTTAGCACTAGGTTTATCAGCGTCATTCATAATGTTCTATACATTATGTTATACATTAGCATCAGTAACACGTGGCAAAACCTATTTAGCTACAGCATTAGCTCTATACATACTTTTCGCATTTCTCTGGACTTTTATACAATTTGCAATTGCTTTAGCACTAAATATACCGTTAATTGGTAAAGAGTTTACAGAATTTAGTCACAGACTTAACCACATCAATCCCATAAACTATATAGATGTGGTCCAATACTTCATAAAATTGAAATACGATCTAACTCAAGAAATCTCTGTAGCTAATCCATACATATCTATTGCTGTACCTATAGCATGGATTACAGTACTCTTTATC